A stretch of DNA from bacterium:
CGTTGTGTGAGCGCGCGGCGAGCGGCACCGTCGCCGTCGCGGTGGCGGCGCCCGCGGTCTGCGGGGCCGAGCCGTTCGGCGATGGAGATCCCCCGGCGAGTTCGGACTGCGCGGCCAGGAAGGCCTTGATCCCCTGCAGGCTCATCCCTTCCTGGTCCACCAGCCGGCGGATCAAGTGCACCAGCCGGAGGTCGCGCGGCGAGTACAACCGGTGGCCGCCCTTGCTGCGGGCAGGTTCGAGGAGATGGTACTCCGACTCCCAGCTGCGAAGACGGCGGGCGTCGACCCCGGTCAGCGACGCCACCGTCCGGATCGGATAGATCGGCAAATCGTCCTGCATGACCACCGTCCCCACCTCCTGGGTCATGACCGCGCGGCCGCGGACGACCCGATGCCGGCCGCGCGAAGCGGTTCGGCCAGGTGCCTCAGCGCCGCGGCGAGCAGCCGCGACACGTGCCGTTGAGAAACGCCCAGACGCTGGGCGACTTCGCTCTGGGTCAGGTCTTGGTAGTAGAGGTAATACACGACCTTGCGCTGGAGGTCGGCAAGGCGGTCCATCGCCTGCATCAGCACGATCCGGTCCTCCACCGGCAGCTGCAGCGACACGTACCGCTGGTGGGCGATCAGGTCCGGCCGGACGTCGTGCTCCTCGGTCATGTCCGTCATCGAGCGCACGCGCATCTGGCTGTGCGCGTCGAGGACCTCGCGCACGCCGGCTTCGGTCATGTTCATCGCGCCGGCGATCTCGGCGACGCTCGGCGTGCGGCCGAGCTCCTGCTGAAGCCGGGCCACCGCGGCGGTCAGATCCGCGTAGATCTTCCGCACCCAACGCGGCGCGCGCACGGCCTCGAGCCCGTCGCGGAGGAAGTGCCGGATCTCGCCCGCGACGTGGTGGAAGGCGTACGTTTCGAACTTGACGCCCCGCGTCGGATCGAAGGTCGTGACCGCGTGGATCAAGCCGATCGAGCCGATCTGCACGAGATCCTCGAGCGGGGCGCCGGGCCGCACGTACCGCCGCGCGATCCGGTTGACCAGCGGCAGATAGCGCAGCACCAGCGTCTGTTGGAGCGCCCG
This window harbors:
- a CDS encoding MerR family transcriptional regulator, which gives rise to MTQEVGTVVMQDDLPIYPIRTVASLTGVDARRLRSWESEYHLLEPARSKGGHRLYSPRDLRLVHLIRRLVDQEGMSLQGIKAFLAAQSELAGGSPSPNGSAPQTAGAATATATVPLAARSHNGHGRTERG
- a CDS encoding sigma-70 family RNA polymerase sigma factor is translated as MGSMTGHERIAGSGGSGARGRTPRAAGPAARTKEAPAPPQAAAVEAGAAAGDAADVLDQFHTYRRTQDRALQQTLVLRYLPLVNRIARRYVRPGAPLEDLVQIGSIGLIHAVTTFDPTRGVKFETYAFHHVAGEIRHFLRDGLEAVRAPRWVRKIYADLTAAVARLQQELGRTPSVAEIAGAMNMTEAGVREVLDAHSQMRVRSMTDMTEEHDVRPDLIAHQRYVSLQLPVEDRIVLMQAMDRLADLQRKVVYYLYYQDLTQSEVAQRLGVSQRHVSRLLAAALRHLAEPLRAAGIGSSAAARS